The Gemmatimonadota bacterium DH-78 region GATCGCGCGGAAGTCGTGCCCGACGTGACGCCCGCGAATCGTATTCCCGCGCACGAGTCCCAGCACCTTGTCGATGCGGCGCCCGTGCACTTCGGAAGTGGTGACCACGATCATCGCTGAATATCCCGATAGGGGTCGGTGCGCGACTCCTGGAGCCGCTCCGAAACCGTGCTGCCCAGGAGGAGGAGGAAGCCGATGGTGAGGGCGCCTACGGCCAGCTTCTCCACCGGGTTGGCCGGAGAGGTGGCGTACACCCACGCTCCGTAGAACAGCCAGAGAATCGCCCCGGAGAGGAAGAGAATCCACCCCATCGGGCGCGTGAGGCGCCGCTGCACTCCGTCCCACACGGAGCGATGCGGCGGCGGATCGAACGAGAGTCCCCCGATGTCCTTTCGGAGCGCTTCGAAGATGCGCAGCTCGCGCTGGAGCTCGGTCGAGCGCTCCAGTGCGTCGCGGACCCGGGCCACCTCGTCGGGGGGAAGCTCCCCGTCGAGGTAGCGCATCAGGTCTTCGTTGCTGACGGTCTGGTACACCACTCCTCCTCAGGGATACGAGATCCCCATGCCTTGGAGAGCCTCTTTCAGCGCGCGACGTGCGTGAAAGAGTCGGCTCGCGACGGTTCCCTCCGGGATCTCGAGGATCTCGGCGATCTCGTTGTACCGGAATCCCTCCAGTTCCTTGAGCACCAGGATCTCCCGGTGCTCGGTGCCGATCCGTTCCAGCCCCCGCCACAACATCTCCCGAGCCGCCGATTTCTGCTGGATTCGTTCCGGGCCCGTGGCCTCGTCGGCCGGCCGAAACTCCAGACGTTCGTCGACGGTCTCCATCCGTCCGCGAGCCTGACGACTCCGGAGCATGTCCCGACACTGGTTTCGGAGGATCTGGAAGAACCACGGACCGAAGGGGCGCTTCAGGTCGAAACGGCCCAGGCTGTTGTACACCTTCACGAAGGCTTCCTGGACCGCGTCGTGGGCGTCGTCCGGCTGACCCATCATGCCCACGGCCACACGCATGGCGGGGCCCTCGTAGGCCCGCACCAGCGGCTCGTAGAAGCGGGGATCTCCGGCCCGACACTTCCGGATCAACTCCTGTTCGACCTCCGGTTGCAACGCGACTCCCATTCAGGGTTTCGATCGGGATACGGAGGGGGGCACGGTTTCCTTCATTTGCACCCTTTCGTGCGAGGACTCGCCAGGTAACGGTCGCGAATTTTCTCTGTCGCGCCGACCCCGAGGCATTAAATTGGAAGTACGTAACAGAATCATATCGCCCACGTAACACCGAACGTCGCGATGATGTAACGGGCTGCGGCCCCAGCGAAATCGAGGAGGTCCCCATGATCCGCCAGGCACTCGCCGCACTCGCAGGTGCGGTCGTCGTCTCCGGCTGCGCAGGTCACGCGTCCCTCCCCGAGCAGGGACCCCGATCCGAAGC contains the following coding sequences:
- a CDS encoding RNA polymerase sigma factor, which gives rise to MQPEVEQELIRKCRAGDPRFYEPLVRAYEGPAMRVAVGMMGQPDDAHDAVQEAFVKVYNSLGRFDLKRPFGPWFFQILRNQCRDMLRSRQARGRMETVDERLEFRPADEATGPERIQQKSAAREMLWRGLERIGTEHREILVLKELEGFRYNEIAEILEIPEGTVASRLFHARRALKEALQGMGISYP